Proteins from one Mus pahari chromosome 10, PAHARI_EIJ_v1.1, whole genome shotgun sequence genomic window:
- the Onecut1 gene encoding hepatocyte nuclear factor 6 isoform X3, with amino-acid sequence MNAQLTMEAIGELHGVSHEPVPASADLLGGSPHARSSVGHRGSHLPPAHPRSMGMASLLDGGSGGSDYHHHHRAPEHSLAGPLHPTMTMACETPPGMSMPTTYTTLTPLQPLPPISTVSDKFPHHHHHHHHHHHPHHHQRLAGNVSGSFTLMRDERGLASMNNLYTPYHKDVAGMGQSLSPLSGSGLGSIHNSQQGLPHYAHPGAAMPTDKMLTPNGFEAHHPAMLGRHGEQHLTPTSAGMVPINGLPPHHPHAHLNAQGHGQLLGTAREPNPSVTGAQVSNGSNSGQMEEINTKEVAQRITTELKRYSIPQAIFAQRVLCRSQGTLSDLLRNPKPWSKLKSGRETFRRMWKWLQEPEFQRMSALRLAGLSALG; translated from the exons ATGAACGCACAGCTGACCATGGAGGCGATCGGCGAGCTGCACGGGGTGAGCCATGAGCCGGTGCCCGCCTCTGCTGACCTGCTGGGCGGCAGCCCTCACGCGCGCAGCTCCGTGGGGCACCGCGGCAGCCACCTGCCTCCCGCGCACCCGCGTTCCATGGGCATGGCGTCCCTGCTGGACGGCGGCAGCGGAGGCAGcgattaccaccaccaccaccgcgcCCCTGAGCACAGCTTGGCAGGCCCCCTGCACCCCACCATGACCATGGCCTGTGAAACTCCCCCAGGTATGAGCATGCCCACCACCTACACTACCTTAACCCCTCTGCAGCCGCTGCCGCCCATCTCCACCGTGTCCGACAAGTTCcctcaccatcatcaccaccaccatcaccaccaccacccacaccaCCACCAGCGCCTGGCGGGCAACGTGAGCGGTAGTTTCACACTTATGCGGGATGAGCGCGGGCTGGCCTCTATGAATAACCTCTATACCCCCTACCACAAGGACGTGGCTGGCATGGGCCAGAGCCTCTCGCCCCTCTCTGGCTCCGGTCTGGGCAGCATTCACAACTCCCAGCAAGGACTTCCCCACTATGCTCATCCCGGCGCGGCTATGCCCACCGACAAGATGCTCACCCCAAATGGCTTTGAAGCCCACCACCCTGCCATGCTCGGTCGCCACGGGGAGCAGCACCTCACGCCCACCTCGGCCGGCATGGTACCCATCAACGGCCTTCCTCCGCACCATCCCCATGCCCACCTGAATGCCCAGGGCCACGGACAGCTCCTGGGCACAGCCCGAGAGCCCAACCCTTCGGTGACAGGCGCGCAGGTCAGCAATGGAAGTAATTCAGGGCAGATGGAAGAGATCAATAccaaagaggtggctcagcgtATCACCACCGAGCTCAAACGTTACAGCATCCCACAGGCCATCTTCGCGCAGAGGGTGCTCTGCCGTTCCCAGGGGACCCTTTCGGACCTGCTGCGAAACCCCAAGCCCTGGAGCAAACTCAAGTCGGGTCGGGAGACCTTCCGGAGGATGTGGAAGTGGCTGCAGGAGCCGGAGTTCCAGCGCATGTCGGCGCTCCGCTTAGCAG gGCTCAGCGCATTGGGATAA